One part of the Pseudemcibacter aquimaris genome encodes these proteins:
- a CDS encoding acyl-CoA dehydrogenase: protein MSAMKWKSAPWDDVLLLEESLNEEERMIRDQAKAFCQSELMPGILEANRHEKFDRDILTKMGEMGFLGPTIDGYDCAGVGYVSYGLIAREVESVDSGYRSAMSVQSSLVMYPIYAYGSEEQKQKYLPKLATAELIGCFGLTEPNSGSDPASMQTRAKSVDGGYLLSGTKMWITNSPIADVFVVWGKNDDGVVRGFILEKGMKGLSAPKIEGKFSLRASDTGEIVMDDVFVPEENMLPNVEGMKGPLGCLSNARYGIAWGALGAAEFCWHAARQYTLDRKQFGKPLAANQLIQKKLADMQTEITLGLHGCLQAGRLMDKKILSPDAISLLKRNNCGKALDIARTARDMHGGNGIADEFHVIRHAMNLEAVNTYEGTHDVHALILGRLQTGLNAF, encoded by the coding sequence ATGAGCGCAATGAAATGGAAATCAGCCCCGTGGGATGATGTATTGCTTTTGGAAGAAAGCCTTAACGAGGAAGAACGCATGATCCGCGATCAGGCAAAAGCCTTTTGCCAATCGGAACTTATGCCCGGCATTCTTGAAGCAAACCGTCATGAAAAATTTGACCGCGATATCCTGACCAAGATGGGTGAAATGGGTTTTCTGGGCCCTACCATCGATGGCTATGATTGTGCGGGTGTTGGATATGTTTCATATGGCCTTATTGCGCGTGAGGTGGAAAGCGTTGACAGTGGATACCGCAGTGCCATGTCCGTTCAAAGCTCGCTCGTGATGTATCCGATCTATGCTTATGGTTCCGAAGAACAAAAGCAAAAATATCTACCGAAACTTGCAACCGCAGAACTTATCGGTTGTTTTGGGCTTACCGAACCCAATTCAGGATCTGATCCTGCAAGCATGCAAACACGTGCCAAATCCGTTGATGGTGGTTATTTACTATCCGGTACAAAAATGTGGATTACAAACAGCCCAATCGCCGACGTATTTGTTGTATGGGGTAAAAATGATGATGGTGTTGTTCGCGGTTTCATCCTTGAAAAAGGAATGAAAGGATTAAGCGCACCAAAAATCGAAGGTAAATTTTCACTGCGTGCATCCGATACCGGTGAAATTGTTATGGATGATGTGTTTGTTCCAGAAGAAAATATGCTTCCAAATGTTGAAGGAATGAAGGGGCCGCTGGGTTGCCTTTCTAACGCGAGATACGGCATTGCATGGGGTGCGCTTGGTGCTGCAGAATTTTGCTGGCATGCTGCACGTCAATATACCCTTGACCGTAAACAATTTGGAAAACCACTGGCCGCTAATCAGTTAATCCAGAAAAAGTTAGCGGATATGCAGACGGAAATTACACTGGGTCTTCATGGATGCTTGCAAGCAGGTCGCCTGATGGACAAGAAAATATTATCACCAGACGCCATTTCATTACTGAAAAGAAATAATTGCGGTAAAGCATTGGATATCGCCCGCACAGCGCGTGATATGCATGGCGGTAACGGTATTGCCGATGAATTTCATGTTATTCGTCACGCCATGAACCTTGAAGCGGTTAATACATACGAAGGCACCCATGATGTCCATGCACTCATTCTTGGTCGCTTACAAACAGGTCTTAACGCTTTCTAG
- the csiR gene encoding DNA-binding transcriptional regulator CsiR, giving the protein MRIMKNGNYNLVSQVYDLLKNDILNGRYLPGGKLILSKLRENYQVGASPIREALSQLLAEGLVTTENMRGFRVSPVSLAQLKDIYEARACLERVLVELAIKRGDDVWEAGIVAAAHRLFKYGNISQLEEISIEEWEELHHEFHNAIVNGCGSSILLEVRQSLYEKATRYRNLWLKENVRQEDAFDSNISEHKDIVKAVLERDQEMAQKMIYEHILVPVKIIEESFQ; this is encoded by the coding sequence ATGCGCATTATGAAGAATGGAAACTATAATTTAGTATCGCAAGTATATGATTTGCTTAAGAATGATATCCTTAATGGAAGGTATCTACCTGGTGGCAAATTGATCTTGTCAAAGCTACGGGAAAATTACCAAGTAGGAGCAAGTCCTATCAGGGAGGCACTGTCGCAGCTTTTAGCGGAAGGCTTAGTCACAACTGAAAATATGCGAGGATTTAGAGTTAGCCCTGTATCGCTCGCGCAGCTCAAGGATATTTACGAGGCTAGAGCATGCCTTGAGCGGGTTTTAGTTGAGCTGGCTATTAAAAGAGGGGATGATGTATGGGAAGCAGGTATAGTTGCGGCGGCTCATCGCTTATTCAAATATGGTAATATTAGCCAATTGGAAGAAATTTCAATAGAAGAGTGGGAAGAGTTACATCATGAATTTCATAATGCGATTGTTAATGGGTGTGGATCTTCGATATTATTAGAGGTACGACAATCACTCTATGAGAAAGCCACAAGATATAGAAATTTATGGTTAAAGGAAAATGTTCGCCAAGAGGATGCATTTGATTCAAACATCTCAGAGCACAAGGATATTGTTAAGGCTGTACTAGAGCGTGATCAAGAGATGGCTCAGAAAATGATATATGAACATATATTGGTTCCCGTAAAAATTATTGAAGAAAGTTTTCAATAA